The following proteins are encoded in a genomic region of Streptomyces lunaelactis:
- a CDS encoding S1C family serine protease has protein sequence MSSENEGNEGTAVPAAPAVPSVPPVPAAAPEGTPASANASRDEAQEPAAAAAEQPGHSPQPEQAAAPLPGYVPAAYPAEAPAGATVGTTAGAQQPGATWPPPPPALPSYGGGAGGGPVWGAQVAEPPRKRSGGLVAAVLVAALVAGGVGGGIGYWAAERNDDTSGSTTVAAAEAPRDLKREPGTVASVAGKALPSVVTIEAKAGGAGTGESSETEGGTGTGFVYDKEGHILTNNHVVASAADGGTLSATFSNGKKYDAEVVGRAEGYDVAVLKLKNAPSGLTPLALGNSEQVAVGDSTIAIGAPFGLSNTVTTGIISAKNRPVASGDGSSGKNSYMSALQTDASINPGNSGGPLLDSRGAVIGINSAIQSAGSGGLGQTQAGSIGLGFAIPINQAKNVAEQLIKTGKPVYPVIGATVDMAGKESGAKIATQGAGGTEAVTPDGPAAKAGFKAGDVITKFNGKPIESGPTLISEIWNHKPGDKVTLTFQRDGKEKTADVVLGERKGDS, from the coding sequence GTGAGCAGCGAGAACGAGGGCAACGAGGGCACTGCGGTTCCGGCCGCCCCGGCAGTCCCGTCCGTACCTCCTGTGCCGGCCGCCGCTCCCGAAGGCACGCCTGCGTCGGCAAACGCCTCACGAGATGAGGCCCAAGAACCGGCAGCGGCCGCGGCCGAGCAGCCCGGGCACTCCCCCCAGCCCGAGCAAGCCGCCGCGCCGCTGCCCGGATACGTACCGGCCGCTTACCCGGCAGAGGCGCCTGCCGGGGCGACCGTCGGCACGACTGCGGGAGCGCAGCAGCCGGGAGCGACCTGGCCGCCGCCCCCGCCCGCGCTCCCGTCCTACGGCGGCGGGGCCGGCGGCGGTCCCGTTTGGGGAGCCCAGGTGGCGGAGCCCCCGCGCAAACGGTCCGGCGGACTGGTCGCCGCGGTGCTCGTCGCCGCGCTCGTCGCGGGCGGCGTCGGCGGTGGCATCGGCTACTGGGCCGCCGAGCGAAACGACGACACGAGTGGCTCAACCACGGTCGCCGCGGCCGAAGCCCCCAGGGACCTCAAGCGCGAGCCCGGCACGGTCGCGTCGGTCGCGGGCAAGGCGCTGCCGAGCGTGGTCACCATCGAGGCGAAGGCGGGCGGCGCCGGAACCGGCGAGAGCAGCGAGACCGAAGGCGGTACGGGTACCGGCTTCGTCTACGACAAGGAAGGCCACATCCTCACCAACAACCACGTGGTGGCCTCCGCGGCCGACGGTGGCACGCTCTCCGCGACCTTCTCCAACGGCAAGAAGTACGACGCCGAGGTGGTGGGCCGAGCCGAGGGCTACGACGTCGCCGTACTGAAGCTGAAGAACGCCCCCTCCGGGCTGACCCCGCTGGCCCTCGGCAACTCCGAGCAGGTCGCGGTCGGCGACTCGACCATCGCGATCGGCGCACCCTTCGGTCTGTCGAACACCGTCACCACCGGCATCATCAGCGCGAAGAACCGCCCGGTCGCCTCGGGCGACGGCTCCAGCGGCAAGAACTCCTACATGAGCGCCCTGCAGACCGACGCCTCCATCAACCCGGGCAACTCCGGCGGCCCGCTGCTGGACTCGCGCGGCGCGGTGATCGGCATCAACTCCGCGATCCAGTCGGCGGGCAGCGGCGGCCTCGGCCAGACGCAGGCCGGCTCGATCGGCCTCGGCTTCGCGATCCCGATCAACCAGGCGAAGAACGTCGCCGAACAGCTGATCAAGACGGGTAAACCGGTGTACCCGGTGATCGGCGCGACGGTCGACATGGCGGGCAAGGAATCGGGCGCCAAGATCGCGACCCAGGGCGCGGGCGGCACCGAGGCGGTGACCCCTGACGGTCCTGCGGCGAAGGCCGGATTCAAGGCGGGCGACGTCATCACCAAGTTCAACGGCAAGCCGATCGAGAGCGGTCCGACGCTGATCAGCGAGATCTGGAACCACAAGCCGGGCGACAAGGTGACGCTCACCTTCCAGCGCGACGGCAAGGAGAAGACGGCGGACGTGGTCCTGGGCGAACGCAAGGGCGACAGCTGA
- a CDS encoding glycerophosphodiester phosphodiesterase yields the protein MTQARQHNIQVVAHRGASEDAPEHTLAAYKKAIEDGADALECDVRLTADGHLVCVHDRRVNRTSNGRGAVSALELADLAALDFGTWKGREDAAESPDWGDPSLTSVLTLERLLELVADSGRRIDLAIETKHPTRWAGQVEERLLHLLGRFGLDAPEAADDSPVRIMSFSARSLHRVAAAAPNIPTVYLMQFVTPRLRDGRLPAGARIAGPGMRIVRNHPGYIARLHRAGHRVHVWTVNEPEDVELCARLGVEAIITNRPKQVLSQLGRL from the coding sequence GTGACTCAAGCACGGCAGCACAACATCCAGGTCGTCGCCCACCGAGGCGCCTCCGAAGACGCCCCCGAGCACACCCTGGCCGCGTACAAGAAGGCGATCGAGGACGGCGCGGACGCCCTCGAGTGCGATGTGCGCCTCACCGCCGACGGCCATCTCGTCTGCGTCCACGACCGCCGCGTCAACCGCACCTCCAACGGCCGCGGCGCCGTCTCCGCCTTGGAGCTCGCGGATCTCGCCGCCCTCGACTTCGGCACCTGGAAGGGCCGTGAGGACGCCGCGGAGAGCCCCGACTGGGGAGACCCCTCGCTCACCTCCGTACTCACCCTCGAGCGGCTGCTGGAGCTGGTGGCCGATTCCGGCCGCCGTATCGATCTGGCCATCGAGACCAAGCACCCCACCCGTTGGGCGGGCCAGGTGGAGGAGCGACTGCTTCATCTGCTCGGGCGGTTCGGCCTGGACGCCCCAGAGGCCGCCGACGACTCGCCCGTACGGATCATGAGCTTCTCGGCCCGCTCCCTGCACCGGGTCGCCGCGGCCGCGCCGAACATCCCCACCGTTTACCTGATGCAGTTCGTGACGCCCCGGCTGCGCGACGGCCGGCTGCCGGCCGGCGCACGGATCGCGGGCCCGGGCATGCGGATCGTACGCAATCACCCCGGCTACATCGCCCGGCTGCACCGGGCGGGCCACCGCGTGCACGTCTGGACGGTCAACGAGCCGGAGGATGTCGAGCTCTGTGCCCGCCTCGGCGTCGAGGCAATCATCACCAATCGCCCGAAACAGGTGCTGTCACAACTGGGCCGCCTTTAA
- a CDS encoding PP2C family protein-serine/threonine phosphatase has protein sequence MLDIPLLVRVHVDALIAAQNDMGVCDAIERNEPVGKPTAMSAPHLPKVAGIDSAVPTPAQTSSPMPAFPAAPAPPGAVIQDRLAGWVSDLTTLHELTERLARTGSLDEALHELLRAGAALVGARRGMVVLEPPPGASRANDCFDEGRGPALTKRLGFTHAELGHIETVPRSAIAYGRILDGRLPDGQPGPAGHPEAVADGDLLGDKTLDPRYREVAVRLGYAASYTLPLASTAAGTLGAAVWMYDEPAAPVERQCHLVGLYMRYATEHLDRLLELEHARATVATVAEELLPSRLPRVPGVQLAARHRTGPRGGGDWYDALPLPEGALGLAVGSVSGAGPSALAAMGRLRASLRAYAVMEGEDPVAVLSDLELLLRLTEPARTATALFAYAEPARRKIVLAGAGHTPPLVVGERRTEFVETSLSAPLGMLACWEAPSVELSPEPGETVLLYTDGLLRRTGDPMDRAFARLHAAAASVPMPARDDPAAIADHVLRTVLPEGLDEADGGEDVVLLAARFD, from the coding sequence ATGCTGGACATCCCCTTACTTGTGCGTGTACATGTGGATGCATTGATAGCGGCGCAGAATGACATGGGGGTTTGCGATGCTATTGAGCGAAACGAACCAGTCGGAAAGCCGACTGCCATGAGCGCCCCTCACCTGCCGAAAGTGGCTGGAATCGATTCAGCGGTTCCGACGCCCGCGCAGACTTCCTCGCCCATGCCCGCCTTCCCTGCCGCACCAGCCCCTCCCGGAGCGGTGATTCAGGACCGGCTGGCCGGCTGGGTCTCCGATCTGACCACGCTCCACGAACTCACCGAGCGCCTGGCCAGAACCGGCTCGCTCGACGAAGCCCTCCATGAGCTGCTGCGCGCCGGAGCCGCCCTGGTCGGCGCCCGTCGCGGCATGGTCGTACTCGAACCGCCGCCCGGCGCTTCGCGAGCGAACGACTGCTTCGACGAAGGCCGCGGTCCCGCTCTCACCAAGCGCCTCGGGTTCACGCATGCCGAGCTGGGCCATATCGAGACAGTCCCACGCAGTGCGATCGCGTACGGCCGGATCCTGGACGGCCGGCTCCCGGACGGACAGCCAGGTCCCGCCGGTCACCCCGAAGCCGTGGCCGATGGCGATCTGCTCGGCGACAAGACCCTCGACCCCCGCTACCGGGAGGTCGCCGTCCGCCTCGGCTATGCCGCCAGCTACACCCTGCCGCTCGCCTCCACGGCGGCCGGCACACTCGGCGCGGCCGTCTGGATGTACGACGAGCCGGCCGCACCGGTGGAGCGGCAGTGCCATCTCGTGGGCCTCTATATGCGGTACGCCACCGAGCATCTGGACCGGCTCCTGGAACTGGAGCACGCCCGCGCCACAGTGGCGACGGTCGCCGAGGAGCTGCTGCCCAGCAGGCTGCCCCGGGTGCCCGGCGTCCAGCTCGCTGCCCGGCACCGCACGGGTCCGCGGGGCGGCGGCGACTGGTACGACGCGCTGCCGCTGCCCGAGGGCGCGCTGGGGCTCGCCGTCGGATCGGTCAGCGGCGCGGGGCCGAGCGCGCTGGCCGCGATGGGACGGCTGCGGGCGTCCCTGCGGGCGTACGCCGTGATGGAGGGCGAGGACCCCGTCGCCGTACTGTCCGACCTGGAGCTGCTGCTGCGGCTGACCGAGCCCGCCCGCACCGCCACAGCGCTCTTCGCTTACGCCGAGCCGGCCAGGAGGAAGATCGTGCTGGCCGGGGCGGGACACACGCCGCCGCTGGTGGTCGGCGAGCGGCGAACCGAGTTCGTCGAGACGTCCCTGTCGGCGCCGCTGGGGATGCTCGCCTGCTGGGAGGCGCCGAGTGTGGAGCTCTCGCCCGAGCCTGGAGAAACGGTGCTGCTGTATACGGACGGGCTGCTGCGGCGAACCGGCGACCCCATGGACCGGGCCTTCGCGCGGCTGCACGCGGCGGCCGCGAGTGTGCCCATGCCGGCTCGCGACGATCCCGCGGCGATCGCCGATCATGTGCTGCGCACGGTGCTGCCCGAGGGTCTCGACGAGGCCGACGGCGGTGAGGACGTCGTGCTGCTCGCCGCCCGTTTTGACTGA
- a CDS encoding ATP-binding protein: MSEKDGKGPSQASQLVTLARERYDLVTSEDGRPYGVKKHGPNLALPLRGRAGLRSQLARIFTDINQGAVASQSALADAMTVLEGIAASTDPVPVLLRVAGDAEQVVVDLGTADGRCVVAAPDGWSVQDRSPVLFRRSGAMAVMPEPVHDSDHEGLPLLRSLVNMDDEAFHQLVAWLVAAWIPHIPHPVLTFKGEQGTGKSKAAQTIVNLIDPSPAAKRSQPRDVKSWATQAFNSWALCLDNISMIPPWLSDTLCKAVTGDGIVDRALYTDDDVVVLTFRRVLAMTTIDAGALAGDLAERLLMLDLQLIDEDKRRTEEELDNAFRDARPMILAALFDLLAAVLKELPNVQLERMPRMADFARVLAAVDRIKGWQTLASYTTSSADVAADALEGDPFGSAVVSLVEADGSWSGTAGMLLEHLPHPEMPHQKWPKDATRAGGQLKRLAPILRSVGITFDDSKRTPDRHRQRLYTLTAPADTRDEPIPASVASTASAVTSDLGRSADTERAPSVRKASAQRPQDRLADAAASRSDTGVALASTTPSSPDLRESGAPDAADTADAEMHAISGQHPTCAICRQPMDPSTAGGATTHPCCG; this comes from the coding sequence TTGAGTGAGAAGGACGGCAAGGGCCCATCGCAAGCCAGCCAGCTGGTTACCCTCGCACGCGAGCGCTACGACCTGGTGACCTCCGAAGACGGCCGCCCCTATGGAGTCAAGAAGCACGGGCCGAACCTGGCCTTGCCTCTGCGAGGTAGGGCCGGACTGCGCTCTCAACTCGCTCGGATCTTCACCGACATCAACCAAGGAGCCGTCGCCTCCCAGTCGGCTCTCGCGGACGCGATGACCGTGCTGGAAGGCATTGCCGCATCCACCGACCCCGTGCCGGTGCTGCTCCGGGTGGCCGGCGACGCCGAACAGGTAGTGGTGGATCTGGGCACGGCCGACGGCCGGTGCGTGGTCGCCGCCCCCGACGGGTGGTCGGTGCAGGACCGATCTCCTGTGCTTTTCCGTCGCTCAGGCGCAATGGCTGTCATGCCTGAGCCCGTCCACGACAGCGACCACGAGGGCCTGCCCCTGCTGCGGTCGCTGGTGAACATGGACGACGAGGCATTCCATCAACTGGTGGCCTGGCTCGTGGCCGCGTGGATCCCGCACATCCCACATCCGGTCCTCACCTTCAAGGGAGAGCAGGGCACCGGCAAGTCGAAGGCCGCGCAGACCATCGTGAACCTGATCGATCCCTCGCCTGCCGCCAAGCGGTCCCAGCCGCGGGACGTGAAGTCCTGGGCAACGCAAGCCTTCAACTCCTGGGCGCTGTGCCTGGACAACATCAGCATGATCCCGCCGTGGCTGTCGGACACCCTGTGCAAGGCCGTGACCGGCGACGGCATCGTCGATCGAGCCCTGTACACGGATGACGACGTGGTGGTCCTCACGTTCCGCCGCGTCTTGGCGATGACCACGATCGACGCCGGGGCGCTCGCGGGTGACCTCGCTGAACGGCTGCTGATGCTCGACCTGCAACTGATCGACGAGGACAAGCGGCGCACTGAGGAAGAGCTGGACAACGCGTTCCGAGACGCGCGACCGATGATCCTCGCAGCGCTGTTCGATCTGCTCGCGGCCGTTCTCAAGGAGCTGCCGAACGTGCAGTTGGAACGGATGCCGCGGATGGCGGACTTCGCCCGGGTACTGGCTGCCGTGGACCGCATCAAGGGGTGGCAGACCCTCGCCTCCTACACCACATCCTCGGCAGACGTCGCTGCCGACGCGTTGGAGGGTGACCCGTTCGGCAGCGCAGTCGTCTCCCTCGTGGAGGCGGATGGCTCGTGGTCCGGCACGGCAGGAATGCTGCTGGAGCACCTGCCCCACCCGGAGATGCCCCACCAGAAGTGGCCCAAGGACGCCACCCGGGCCGGCGGGCAGCTCAAGCGGCTCGCACCGATTCTGCGGTCGGTCGGGATCACGTTCGACGACAGCAAGCGAACCCCCGACCGACACCGGCAACGTCTCTACACGCTCACCGCCCCTGCGGACACCAGAGATGAGCCGATTCCAGCGTCCGTAGCGTCCACAGCGTCCGCAGTCACATCTGACCTGGGGCGATCGGCGGACACTGAGCGCGCCCCTAGCGTCCGCAAGGCGTCTGCTCAGCGTCCGCAGGATCGTCTTGCGGACGCTGCGGCCTCTCGATCGGACACTGGCGTCGCGCTAGCGTCCACAACTCCCAGCTCCCCTGACCTGCGCGAATCCGGGGCACCGGACGCTGCGGACACTGCGGACGCTGAAATGCACGCAATCTCTGGGCAGCACCCGACATGCGCCATCTGCCGACAGCCCATGGACCCCAGCACGGCCGGCGGCGCCACCACTCATCCCTGCTGCGGATAA
- a CDS encoding bifunctional DNA primase/polymerase: MREILGRRRRLLFRRKRGPAQLGAALTCVAEWQWPVLPGVGLKAAGSRGDRGCACPDPECVVPGAHPFDPGILAATTDERMVRWWWTNRPTAPIMLATGGRAPCAVSLPAVAGARALSELDRMGMRLGPVVATPTRWSLLVAPYTLEQLGELLFVKDCVPSSLRFHGEGGYLVLPPSETGTGQVRWERAPLPGSAAPWLPDVEAVVDALVEASTSAPDGGSRLAY, encoded by the coding sequence ATGCGCGAGATCCTCGGAAGGCGACGCAGGCTCCTGTTCCGTCGCAAGAGGGGGCCTGCACAGCTCGGAGCGGCGCTCACCTGCGTCGCCGAGTGGCAATGGCCTGTACTCCCCGGTGTGGGACTGAAAGCGGCCGGAAGTCGCGGTGACCGCGGCTGCGCCTGCCCCGACCCCGAGTGCGTCGTACCCGGCGCGCACCCCTTCGACCCCGGAATCCTGGCGGCGACAACCGACGAGCGGATGGTGCGCTGGTGGTGGACCAACCGGCCCACCGCCCCGATCATGCTGGCCACCGGAGGCCGCGCGCCGTGCGCGGTGAGCCTGCCGGCCGTCGCCGGAGCACGAGCGCTGTCGGAGCTCGACCGGATGGGTATGCGACTGGGACCGGTCGTCGCCACGCCCACCCGCTGGTCGCTGCTGGTGGCTCCGTACACCCTCGAGCAGCTCGGCGAGCTGCTCTTCGTGAAGGACTGCGTGCCGAGCTCGCTGCGTTTCCACGGCGAGGGCGGCTATCTGGTGCTGCCGCCCTCGGAGACGGGGACGGGACAGGTGCGCTGGGAGCGCGCGCCGCTGCCCGGATCCGCGGCTCCCTGGCTGCCGGACGTCGAGGCGGTGGTGGACGCGCTGGTCGAGGCGAGCACCAGCGCACCGGACGGCGGCAGCCGGCTCGCCTACTGA
- a CDS encoding ATP-binding protein, with product MRHWPALGRFPVQSIGAFTPWRGAKEVSGVALVVAQEVPTSSSMAVSHGPAGVGKARHRMREQLSRSGVSETILDDAVLILSELLSNACRHGRPLGHADVGDGDVRAAWRVDRAGRLTVEVTDGGGPTRPIPATPSVTARGGRGLNIISALAQDWGVRDSATGEVTVWVIVTEGHRREDFATRVTSPSFDFADSYDDLD from the coding sequence GTGCGTCACTGGCCCGCCCTTGGCCGGTTTCCGGTCCAGTCCATTGGGGCATTCACACCGTGGCGTGGGGCAAAGGAGGTCTCGGGGGTGGCGTTGGTGGTGGCACAGGAGGTGCCCACGTCGTCGAGCATGGCCGTATCCCACGGCCCTGCGGGCGTGGGTAAGGCACGACACCGGATGCGTGAGCAGTTGAGCCGCAGCGGGGTGTCGGAGACGATCCTCGACGATGCAGTACTGATCCTTTCCGAACTGCTCAGCAATGCCTGCCGGCACGGCAGGCCGCTGGGGCACGCGGACGTGGGCGACGGAGATGTCCGTGCCGCCTGGCGCGTCGACCGAGCAGGCCGGCTGACGGTCGAGGTGACAGACGGAGGCGGTCCGACCCGACCGATTCCGGCCACGCCATCGGTGACCGCCCGAGGCGGCCGCGGGCTCAACATCATCAGCGCGCTGGCCCAGGACTGGGGTGTCCGCGACAGCGCGACCGGCGAGGTCACCGTGTGGGTGATCGTCACCGAAGGGCATCGGCGCGAGGATTTCGCTACGCGCGTCACAAGCCCCAGCTTCGATTTCGCGGACTCGTACGACGATCTCGACTGA
- a CDS encoding Crp/Fnr family transcriptional regulator encodes MAFWKRNEPIQIGSSFYTLDIATGRIDRDKGPIRLNAVFERNSFLRELSSELRSGFREVAHGSREYRRQTELRGPNGGTAVHIVLRGCVAERTRIGSSSTVRIFGAGSVLGCMEVFDERIPAPTAICLNDTWTLSMPLDRMRALAETNTSLMKAIGISVTDRIEATERIYNRHSLKPEQRLAGLLAHLVMHCAVPGKTYDFMVEGPAQTDLADALALSIGSVEAAMATLRKSKSVITGYRTYEFPSLRRLLDTSEIQFPPESLAGALATF; translated from the coding sequence ATGGCCTTCTGGAAGCGCAACGAGCCCATCCAGATCGGCTCCTCCTTCTATACGCTTGACATCGCTACGGGCAGGATCGACCGGGACAAGGGCCCGATCCGCCTGAACGCGGTGTTCGAGCGCAACTCCTTCCTCCGGGAGCTGTCTTCCGAACTCCGCTCAGGTTTCCGGGAGGTGGCCCACGGATCGCGCGAGTACCGGCGGCAGACCGAACTCCGGGGCCCCAACGGCGGCACCGCCGTTCACATCGTGCTCCGTGGCTGTGTTGCGGAGCGGACCCGGATCGGCTCCTCCTCCACCGTGCGCATCTTCGGGGCCGGCTCCGTCCTCGGATGCATGGAGGTCTTCGACGAGCGCATCCCGGCGCCCACCGCAATCTGCCTGAATGACACGTGGACCCTGTCGATGCCGCTCGACCGAATGAGGGCGCTCGCCGAGACCAACACCAGCCTGATGAAGGCGATCGGAATCTCCGTCACCGACCGGATCGAGGCGACGGAGCGGATCTACAACCGCCACTCCCTGAAGCCCGAGCAGCGCCTGGCTGGGCTCCTGGCACACCTGGTCATGCACTGCGCCGTCCCCGGCAAGACATACGACTTCATGGTCGAGGGCCCGGCGCAGACCGACCTTGCCGACGCGCTCGCCCTCAGTATCGGGTCCGTGGAAGCCGCCATGGCCACCCTGCGCAAGAGCAAGAGCGTGATCACTGGCTACCGAACCTACGAGTTTCCCTCGCTGCGCCGACTGCTGGATACGAGCGAAATACAGTTCCCGCCCGAGTCCCTCGCGGGAGCCCTGGCGACCTTTTAG
- a CDS encoding DUF5926 family protein, which translates to MAKKRPQTKAKQPQITSAEIPVVAAREPCPCGSGRRYKACHGRAAAHAVTQLVQRPFEGLAGECDLVALRELVPAATVPLALKGGLPEGVPSVTLATVLPMAWPALRRDDGSVLLGLQNDTSSGDLSRDLADTLQRALKAEPGTPVAAQRVPADGVRLQDLLDDSADFEPTVHSGFEFWVPDSAESATPEVAASLERANAAAIPTVKLSGVDSAYWCETPEKNHLRWVMPQPEEQLLDALARLHAAGTSSLGEGTRLVGSFRAHGLMVPVWDLPSGMDAEECEKPAAELAERLAAALAAGTPLTPEERRARGGLTNRQVTLS; encoded by the coding sequence ATGGCCAAGAAGCGCCCCCAGACCAAGGCCAAGCAGCCGCAGATCACCAGCGCAGAGATCCCGGTGGTGGCCGCACGCGAGCCCTGCCCCTGCGGCTCCGGCCGCCGCTACAAGGCCTGCCACGGCCGGGCCGCCGCGCACGCCGTGACCCAGCTGGTCCAGCGCCCCTTCGAGGGACTGGCCGGTGAGTGTGACCTGGTGGCCCTGCGCGAGCTCGTTCCCGCAGCAACGGTCCCGCTGGCCCTCAAGGGCGGGCTGCCCGAGGGTGTGCCGTCCGTAACCCTGGCGACCGTCCTGCCGATGGCCTGGCCGGCGCTGCGCCGAGACGACGGCTCCGTCCTGCTGGGACTGCAGAACGACACCTCGTCCGGCGACCTCAGCCGCGATCTCGCGGACACCCTCCAGCGGGCGCTGAAGGCCGAGCCCGGCACCCCGGTCGCCGCCCAGCGCGTGCCTGCCGACGGCGTACGCCTGCAGGACCTGCTCGACGACAGCGCCGACTTCGAGCCGACCGTGCACTCCGGCTTCGAGTTCTGGGTCCCTGACTCCGCGGAGAGCGCCACCCCCGAGGTCGCCGCGTCCCTGGAGCGCGCGAACGCCGCCGCGATCCCGACCGTGAAGCTGTCCGGCGTCGACTCCGCGTACTGGTGCGAGACCCCGGAGAAGAACCACCTGCGCTGGGTCATGCCGCAGCCCGAGGAGCAGCTCCTCGACGCGCTCGCCCGCCTGCACGCCGCCGGTACGTCCTCGCTCGGCGAGGGAACCCGGCTGGTCGGTTCCTTCCGCGCGCACGGACTGATGGTCCCGGTCTGGGACCTGCCGAGCGGGATGGACGCCGAGGAGTGCGAGAAGCCGGCGGCGGAGCTCGCCGAGCGGCTGGCGGCGGCCCTCGCGGCCGGCACTCCGCTGACTCCGGAGGAGCGCCGGGCGCGCGGCGGGCTCACCAACCGCCAGGTCACCCTGAGCTGA
- a CDS encoding tyrosine-type recombinase/integrase, whose product MHTYDVRIWGIRRRTSKSAPFQLRWLVGGKEQQEPFVTKTLADARRSQLMTAARSGEAFDSETGLPVSELRKLNRTTWYAHARNYVDLKWAKAAAKHRASIAESLTLATLALCPDGKGRPETELLRRSLYQWAFNAGRRDTEPPSDEAAALAWADKHAPAIADLDSAQRMRVVLDALAKKKDGTAAASNTVKRRRAVFSNCLRIAVERELLPSNPLQRVHWETPKAVEELDERSVATPAQAAALLAAVRSQGKRGEHLEAFFGCMYYGALRPEEVSILARSQCTLPETGWGRLDLSGARPQVGSGWTDDGKPYEERGLKHRAQRTVRRVPIPPALVALLRQHIEQFGTDDDGRLFWAVRNGPIRSQEYGSIWKEARKRALIPEQVGSPLASIPYDLRHACVSFWLRSGVSLAETARRAGQSIAVLQRYYAKVLDGEEARMNDLIDRGFAEHAEGPGNTGPA is encoded by the coding sequence ATGCACACCTACGACGTCCGTATCTGGGGGATTCGCCGCCGGACCAGCAAGAGCGCGCCATTCCAGCTGCGTTGGCTGGTCGGCGGCAAGGAGCAGCAAGAGCCGTTCGTGACCAAGACGCTCGCGGATGCGCGCAGATCTCAACTCATGACGGCCGCTCGCAGCGGTGAAGCCTTCGACTCCGAGACGGGGCTACCCGTCTCGGAGCTGCGGAAGCTCAACCGAACGACGTGGTACGCGCATGCCCGGAACTACGTCGATCTCAAGTGGGCCAAGGCCGCGGCCAAGCACCGGGCCAGCATCGCCGAAAGTCTGACCCTCGCGACCCTCGCGCTCTGCCCCGACGGCAAGGGGCGGCCGGAGACCGAGTTGCTGCGGCGATCCCTGTACCAGTGGGCATTCAACGCTGGGCGACGCGACACCGAGCCGCCCTCCGATGAGGCGGCCGCGCTCGCGTGGGCGGACAAGCATGCGCCGGCCATCGCCGACCTCGACAGCGCCCAGCGGATGCGGGTGGTCCTCGATGCGCTGGCCAAGAAGAAGGACGGCACCGCCGCGGCGTCGAACACCGTGAAGCGTCGTCGCGCCGTCTTCAGCAACTGCCTTCGCATCGCAGTGGAGCGCGAGTTGCTGCCCAGCAACCCTCTCCAGCGCGTCCACTGGGAGACACCCAAGGCGGTAGAGGAACTGGACGAGCGAAGCGTGGCTACTCCCGCCCAGGCCGCCGCCCTGCTCGCAGCCGTGCGCAGCCAGGGAAAGCGGGGCGAGCACCTCGAAGCGTTCTTCGGCTGCATGTACTACGGCGCATTGCGCCCCGAGGAGGTCTCCATCCTCGCCCGGTCGCAATGCACGCTCCCCGAGACGGGGTGGGGGCGCCTCGATCTATCGGGCGCCCGGCCGCAGGTGGGCTCCGGCTGGACTGACGACGGCAAGCCGTACGAGGAGCGCGGGCTGAAGCATCGTGCGCAGCGGACGGTCAGGCGGGTGCCGATCCCGCCCGCCCTGGTGGCTCTCCTGCGCCAGCACATCGAGCAATTCGGCACGGACGACGACGGCCGGCTGTTCTGGGCAGTGCGCAACGGCCCGATCCGGTCACAGGAGTACGGCTCGATCTGGAAAGAGGCGCGCAAGCGGGCATTGATCCCCGAGCAAGTCGGCTCGCCGCTCGCTTCCATCCCGTACGACCTGCGGCACGCATGCGTGTCCTTCTGGCTCCGGTCCGGGGTGAGCCTCGCCGAAACCGCACGACGGGCGGGTCAGAGCATCGCCGTTCTGCAGCGGTACTACGCAAAGGTTCTGGACGGTGAGGAGGCAAGGATGAACGACCTCATCGACCGCGGGTTCGCTGAACACGCAGAGGGGCCAGGGAACACCGGCCCCGCCTGA
- a CDS encoding helix-turn-helix transcriptional regulator has translation MANLKKLRLSEVLAEIDMSRAAFYRMRARGQAPRIIKLPNGQLRVRREDLDAWWESRELPAA, from the coding sequence ATGGCAAACCTCAAGAAGCTCCGGCTCTCGGAAGTGCTGGCAGAGATCGACATGAGCCGAGCCGCCTTCTACCGCATGCGAGCCCGTGGGCAGGCCCCGCGCATCATCAAGCTCCCCAATGGCCAGCTCCGCGTACGCCGCGAGGACCTCGACGCGTGGTGGGAGAGCCGCGAACTGCCTGCCGCTTAG